CGGTCCGGGAAGTATTCCACGCCGCAATAATTCTGATACACTTTGAAACACCAGGAACCGACCAGGGAAAGTCCTTCATCCCACAGACCGGCATCGGCCATTACCTGAAACAGTTCTCGCAGCAGCGGAAAGAAGTCTTCGCTTTTTATTTCCCGATTCGACATTCCAAGCTCCTTCATGGCCGCCTTGGCGTCCCTGATGGACAAAACGGCCTTGGCATGCGAATCCAAGCCTTCTTTCACACGGAAAGCATGGGCATCATCCACCTTCCCGATGTAGATATGTCGCTTTTTCCCATGCTCTAGCCGACGCAGGTAAAGAAAGAGGCTTTCGCCAGCTCTCTTTTGGTATAAAGAGCCTCTTGGATTTATGAGCAGGCGTCCGGTGCTTTCCCGCTTCAATGTGCGGTAATAGTCCCGACTTTCTCCGATGATGTCGTTGATGACAAGGGCCATGATTGCTGTTCTCCCTGGCCGGATTTACCGCCCGAAAACGCGAAAAGTCAATTTATGGCGGCAAACATTCATGTGGCGGCCCTCTTGCGGATCGGCGCCACCCTGCCGGGCCTGGCTTCCACGGCAACCCCAAGGGCGGCTACGGCGCGGGCCTTGGCCTCGTCGCCGGGATGTGCGTAACGCGTCAGCATCGCCATGGTTGACCAGCCGAACAGGGCCATGATGGTGCGGATGTCCACCCCGGCGGCCAGTATGAGGCTTGCGGCGCTGTGGCGCAGACTGTGAAAGACGATCCGCTCCCGGCGATCCTCGCGTCCGTCGTTGAACCCAAACGCCACCAGGTTTTTCGAAGCCCCGGGGGCATACGGTTCCACCGGCTGCATTCGAAGTTTCTCAACACGAGCGCCCGGACTCCTGGTCTGAGCATTCCTCCAAGACACCTCACTGTTCGCCATACTCCTCCAGATTCATCTGCATCATTTCGGAGAACGCAGGCTTGAGCGGAAACTGGACGAAAAAGGTTGTCCCCTCGCCCTCCACGGATTCAAACCATATTTTCCCTTTATGTTTTTCAATAATTTTCAGGACAATGGCCAGCCCCATCCCCGTACCCTTGCCGACATCCTTTGTCGTGAAAAATGGGCTGAAAATTTTATCCCTGATGCTCTTTTGGATCCCTGCGCCATTGTCGGTGACGGATACAAACAGATGATGTTTTCCAGAATACGTCTTCATATGGATGCTCCCTGTTTCCGACGTATCACCGTATTTCTCCTGCAAGGCATGAGCCGCATTGATGATCAGATTCAAAATGACCTGATTGAAGTCGCTCGGAATGCATTGCAGATTCGGCAGGTTTTCTTCAAAATCAACCGTCAACTTCGCGATGGATTTCCATTCATTTCTGGAAATTGTAATTGTATTCTCTATTTCCTTATTTACATTGATTGATTTGAACACATCGGAATCCGGATGGGAAAATCGTTTCA
Above is a genomic segment from Desulfolutivibrio sulfodismutans DSM 3696 containing:
- a CDS encoding tyrosine-type recombinase/integrase is translated as MQPVEPYAPGASKNLVAFGFNDGREDRRERIVFHSLRHSAASLILAAGVDIRTIMALFGWSTMAMLTRYAHPGDEAKARAVAALGVAVEARPGRVAPIRKRAAT